From a region of the Fischerella sp. JS2 genome:
- a CDS encoding phthiocerol/phthiodiolone dimycocerosyl transferase family protein — protein MLYDRKLSPLEQVIEIVNRRAGAYNIVTICRINGLLSEEVIRQSLELLQARHPRLNCRIVNKLDGLRFESGDIEIPLRVVKKLDSQQWQEIVWQELNQKIESHKSLMRVVLVALKNEQNVNYLITTIHHAIADGLSCIQLHSELLRYCQKIISFEPIEVVSLPALPPLKKLLPDSMQGWKGAVNIFLTICRHVLKEIQYRPQTLKFEKFLPIESRRTGIVHRKLNEAQTTKLLNACRKNKTTVHAALCAAMLFAAGRKITPAKKTNVNLSCWSPINLRNRLQPKVSNEHLGVLVSGDISCHTLRINTPFWDLARDRRQQMEASLEGNRVFCSALLIELLTDFLLTYPRQMFATVGVTNIGRVNIPSNYGVFELEEISFVPALGAFGGLCVAVLTFEEKMVLNFMFSEPAISQETAEILADHVLACIIKACKNPKFTFADQIVAIPQTQLTSIASSALSVARLGSGRQQ, from the coding sequence ATGCTCTACGATAGAAAGCTTTCTCCTTTGGAGCAAGTTATAGAAATCGTCAATCGTCGTGCTGGTGCCTATAACATAGTTACGATTTGTCGAATTAACGGACTACTCAGCGAAGAAGTGATTAGACAATCTCTTGAGTTGCTTCAAGCACGTCATCCCCGGCTGAATTGCCGCATCGTCAATAAGTTAGATGGTTTGCGCTTTGAGAGTGGAGATATCGAGATCCCTTTACGGGTAGTGAAAAAACTTGACTCACAACAGTGGCAAGAAATTGTTTGGCAAGAACTCAATCAAAAAATTGAAAGTCACAAAAGTTTAATGCGAGTTGTGCTGGTTGCTCTCAAAAATGAACAAAATGTCAATTATTTGATCACAACAATACATCATGCGATCGCAGATGGTTTATCTTGCATCCAACTACATTCAGAACTTTTAAGATATTGCCAAAAAATTATATCTTTTGAACCAATAGAAGTTGTCAGCTTACCTGCACTTCCACCGCTCAAAAAACTGTTGCCAGACTCCATGCAAGGATGGAAAGGTGCAGTGAATATCTTCTTAACTATATGCAGACACGTCTTAAAGGAGATACAATATCGACCACAAACTTTGAAGTTTGAAAAATTCCTACCGATTGAATCACGGCGTACTGGTATAGTTCACAGAAAACTCAACGAAGCACAAACGACAAAGTTGCTCAATGCTTGTAGAAAGAATAAGACAACGGTACATGCTGCTTTATGTGCAGCAATGTTGTTTGCAGCAGGCAGAAAAATTACTCCTGCAAAGAAAACAAATGTCAATCTTAGCTGTTGGTCTCCTATTAATCTACGTAACCGACTCCAACCAAAAGTCAGTAATGAGCATCTAGGTGTATTGGTTTCTGGTGATATCTCATGTCATACCTTAAGAATAAATACACCTTTTTGGGATTTAGCTCGCGACAGAAGACAACAGATGGAAGCAAGTTTAGAAGGTAATCGGGTCTTCTGTTCAGCGTTGTTAATTGAGCTGTTAACCGATTTTCTTCTCACTTACCCTCGTCAAATGTTTGCGACAGTAGGTGTCACGAATATAGGTAGAGTCAACATCCCTTCAAATTATGGTGTATTTGAACTTGAAGAAATTAGCTTTGTTCCCGCATTGGGAGCATTTGGAGGTTTGTGTGTTGCTGTTCTAACTTTTGAAGAAAAAATGGTTTTGAATTTCATGTTTTCTGAACCTGCTATTAGTCAGGAAACTGCGGAAATTCTCGCTGATCATGTCCTTGCTTGTATTATAAAAGCCTGTAAAAATCCAAAATTCACTTTTGCTGATCAAATAGTTGCGATCCCCCAAACGCAGCTAACCTCAATTGCTTCCAGTGCTTTAAGTGTTGCTCGTCTAGGCTCCGGTCGCCAACAGTAA
- a CDS encoding PfaD family polyunsaturated fatty acid/polyketide biosynthesis protein, whose protein sequence is MTSIDTLPHKISQNLKFSNFLSNHNQIWQGSLDSVSFDEESIKAKLLNLDKPCYIIRVEGQIGVTNEGYLYNSNHGQTGKVEMLIAIPPLSIQQLGDPTFLEFHGVKYAYATGAMAHGIASEELVIALGRERILSSFGAGGLTPSRLEAAINRIQQALPKGPYVFNLLHSPSEPAIERSAIDLYLQYQVRTIEASAFLDLTDNIVYYRTAGLGLSAANEIEIKNKVIAKVSRTEVATKFLQPAPTNILKRLVEQGLISELQAKLAEQVPMADDITVEADSGGHTDNRPLVCLLPSILELRDEIQRKYCYEQPVRVGVAGGIATPQSALAAFMMGAGYIVTGSINQSCVEAGTSQYTKQLLAQAEMTDVMMAPAADMFEMGVKLQVLKRGTFFPLRAQKLFDLYKNYNSIEDIPPVEREKLEKQVFRKSLEVIWKETTAYLSQRNPDKLIKAANNPKMKMALIFRWYLGLSSRWSNSGEKGRETDYQIWCGPAMGSFNDWVRGSYLAEPNNRKVVDVANHIMRGAAYLFRIQTLKIQGLQMPASYMQYKPQ, encoded by the coding sequence GTGACCAGCATAGACACTTTACCACATAAAATTTCTCAAAATCTCAAATTTTCCAACTTTTTGTCCAATCATAATCAAATTTGGCAAGGTTCATTAGACTCTGTATCTTTTGATGAAGAGAGCATAAAAGCTAAACTGCTGAATTTGGATAAACCTTGTTACATTATCAGGGTAGAAGGTCAAATCGGCGTCACCAACGAAGGTTATTTGTACAATTCCAATCATGGACAAACAGGAAAAGTGGAAATGCTCATAGCTATTCCGCCCCTCAGTATTCAACAATTAGGCGATCCAACTTTCTTGGAATTTCATGGTGTGAAATATGCCTACGCCACTGGTGCGATGGCTCATGGCATTGCTTCTGAAGAACTAGTAATTGCTCTTGGTAGAGAGAGAATTTTAAGTTCATTTGGTGCTGGAGGCTTAACTCCTTCCCGTCTTGAAGCAGCTATTAACCGTATTCAACAAGCCTTACCAAAAGGACCTTACGTTTTTAACTTGCTCCACAGTCCTAGCGAACCTGCTATTGAACGCAGTGCTATTGATTTGTATCTCCAATATCAGGTAAGAACAATAGAAGCTTCTGCCTTTCTAGATTTGACTGACAACATCGTCTACTATCGAACTGCTGGTCTGGGTTTAAGTGCAGCTAATGAAATCGAAATCAAAAATAAAGTCATTGCTAAAGTTTCTCGCACAGAAGTTGCAACCAAATTTCTTCAGCCTGCCCCGACAAACATTCTCAAGCGATTAGTTGAACAAGGCCTCATTAGTGAATTACAGGCAAAACTAGCCGAACAAGTCCCAATGGCAGATGATATCACTGTAGAAGCAGATTCTGGTGGTCATACAGATAATCGTCCTCTAGTTTGCCTCTTACCTTCAATTTTGGAATTGAGAGATGAAATTCAAAGAAAATACTGTTACGAACAACCTGTCCGAGTCGGAGTAGCAGGAGGAATAGCAACTCCCCAATCAGCATTAGCTGCTTTTATGATGGGTGCTGGCTATATTGTCACTGGCTCTATCAATCAGTCTTGCGTTGAAGCTGGAACTTCTCAATATACAAAACAATTACTAGCTCAAGCTGAGATGACTGACGTAATGATGGCTCCAGCAGCTGATATGTTTGAAATGGGAGTAAAACTTCAAGTTCTTAAAAGAGGAACTTTCTTTCCCCTCCGGGCGCAAAAACTGTTTGATTTATACAAAAACTATAACTCAATTGAAGACATTCCACCTGTAGAAAGAGAGAAACTAGAAAAACAAGTTTTTAGAAAGAGTCTGGAAGTAATTTGGAAGGAAACCACTGCCTATTTATCTCAAAGAAATCCCGATAAATTAATTAAAGCTGCCAACAATCCCAAAATGAAGATGGCTCTAATTTTTCGTTGGTATCTTGGATTGTCGTCTCGTTGGTCTAACTCTGGGGAAAAAGGTCGAGAAACAGATTATCAAATCTGGTGTGGGCCAGCAATGGGTAGTTTTAATGACTGGGTCAGGGGTTCTTATCTTGCTGAACCAAATAATCGGAAAGTGGTTGATGTTGCTAATCATATTATGAGAGGTGCTGCATATTTATTCCGCATCCAAACTTTAAAAATTCAAGGATTACAAATGCCAGCTAGCTACATGCAGTATAAACCGCAATAA
- a CDS encoding beta-ketoacyl-ACP synthase III: MASAYITGLGVFLPNEPINNEEIENVLGLVNGKPSRSKNRILNNNGIKTRYYAIEQKTGKQTHNNAQLTAEAVRTLCREYNFPLDKIECLVCGTSGPDQLIPNHALMVHGELGCPPCEVVATSGVCCSGVTALKYGFMSVSSGLTKNAITTGSEVVSNALTAVYFQPEIEAKIQDLEAKPIIAFEKDFLRWMLSDASAAVLIKDTPYQDSISLRIDWVDLISFANQLEACMYMGAVKRADGSLQGWRDVENPKEVEKEGYFTLKQDAKLLGENIISYGQKGLIQIRDKYNLKANDITWFLPHYSSEFFRQQLHDKMAEIGVHITYDKWFTNLTSKGNTGSASIFVMLEELISSGKIQRGDKIFCLVPESARFSYAYMHLTAV; this comes from the coding sequence ATGGCTTCAGCATACATTACAGGTCTAGGAGTTTTTCTACCTAATGAACCAATTAATAATGAGGAGATTGAAAATGTTCTTGGGTTAGTCAACGGAAAGCCTTCTCGCTCAAAAAATCGAATTCTTAATAACAATGGCATAAAAACTCGATATTATGCAATAGAACAGAAGACAGGTAAGCAAACTCATAACAATGCACAATTAACTGCTGAGGCAGTGCGTACTCTTTGCAGAGAATATAATTTTCCTTTAGATAAAATAGAGTGTTTAGTTTGTGGAACCTCAGGGCCGGATCAGCTGATTCCCAACCATGCTTTGATGGTACATGGGGAACTTGGATGTCCTCCTTGTGAAGTGGTAGCCACAAGTGGTGTCTGCTGTTCGGGAGTAACAGCACTTAAGTATGGGTTTATGAGTGTGTCTTCCGGTTTAACCAAAAATGCTATAACTACAGGGTCAGAAGTAGTATCGAATGCCCTAACTGCGGTGTATTTTCAACCAGAAATAGAAGCAAAAATTCAGGATTTGGAAGCCAAACCGATCATAGCTTTTGAGAAAGACTTTTTAAGGTGGATGCTTTCTGATGCCTCTGCTGCTGTTTTGATTAAAGATACGCCTTATCAAGATAGCATTTCACTCAGAATAGACTGGGTTGATTTAATTTCCTTTGCAAATCAGCTGGAAGCTTGCATGTATATGGGAGCTGTCAAAAGAGCAGATGGTTCTTTACAAGGCTGGCGGGATGTCGAAAATCCCAAAGAAGTAGAAAAAGAAGGTTATTTTACTTTAAAACAGGATGCTAAACTTCTGGGAGAAAATATTATTTCCTATGGTCAAAAAGGCTTAATTCAGATTCGAGATAAATACAACTTGAAGGCAAACGATATCACTTGGTTTTTACCTCATTACTCATCGGAGTTTTTCAGACAACAACTTCATGACAAGATGGCCGAAATTGGAGTCCATATTACCTACGATAAATGGTTTACTAATCTAACTTCTAAGGGTAATACAGGCTCTGCTTCTATCTTTGTGATGTTAGAGGAATTAATATCATCAGGGAAAATTCAACGAGGTGATAAAATATTTTGCTTGGTTCCCGAAAGTGCAAGATTTTCATACGCTTATATGCATTTAACAGCCGTTTGA
- a CDS encoding acyl carrier protein, with product MSQSVINSGVKRSYTAEEIQAWLVSNISEMLGVEPDEIDIQEPLDSYGLDSAQGMVLASKAENLLGFKLSLILLWHYPTIEMLSKRLAEEFADSDSEIFEI from the coding sequence ATGAGTCAGTCTGTCATTAATTCAGGTGTAAAGCGGTCATATACGGCAGAAGAAATCCAAGCCTGGCTAGTATCTAACATTTCTGAGATGCTGGGAGTTGAACCCGATGAGATAGATATCCAAGAACCTTTGGACAGTTATGGCTTGGATTCAGCACAAGGGATGGTTCTTGCTAGTAAAGCAGAGAATTTGCTTGGATTTAAACTATCTTTGATTCTATTGTGGCATTACCCCACAATAGAAATGCTTAGCAAACGTTTAGCAGAAGAATTTGCAGATTCGGATTCAGAGATTTTTGAGATTTGA
- a CDS encoding NAD(P)/FAD-dependent oxidoreductase, producing the protein MNHSYYDVVVIGGGPAGSTLASLLVQKKYQVLVLDREKFPRFHVGESLLPATQLIWEKLGIAEPLQHLGNTFKYGTEIRIGLNPQQSEYEYSRQEFYKFPIQRLQQRPYAYQVERSEFDLFLLNHAREEGATIFEEAVVKEVLWEGNTATGIRWKSKDNIEYITKAKFIADCSGRHGLITKSRKFLIPNKTIKTSAVFGHFKHVTRASGIQQGYFNGYVIENGWIWFIPLASDIMSVGVVMNEPGTSWWKQKSPEKILLTYIQQYKFIRERFEQAEQFSKVRMLRDLSYASKCSVGDGWILVGDANFFVDPLFSSGVHIAFRSAEKAADVIDGFLKNNRDGKSLQQYEKWSQKEHFHVSTTMALMYKMLKYRISMQLLIKLTGKYSNHWDNLFLRRLLAWGSGYYEEFHWTLYCSWILCFLLIGIGKVCEKFLGVSGWSTLPEFCLESPLTIPKSVKSSNLI; encoded by the coding sequence ATGAATCACAGTTACTATGACGTTGTTGTGATTGGAGGAGGCCCTGCTGGCTCCACCTTAGCTAGTTTACTGGTTCAGAAAAAATATCAGGTTTTGGTACTCGATCGCGAAAAATTTCCCCGTTTTCATGTAGGGGAGTCTTTGTTACCTGCAACTCAACTCATCTGGGAAAAATTGGGAATAGCCGAGCCACTCCAGCATCTTGGTAACACATTTAAATATGGTACGGAAATTCGGATTGGGTTGAATCCACAGCAGTCTGAATACGAGTACAGCAGACAAGAGTTTTATAAATTTCCCATCCAGAGGCTGCAACAGCGCCCTTATGCATATCAAGTAGAGCGAAGTGAGTTTGACCTGTTTCTGCTTAATCATGCTCGGGAAGAGGGAGCCACAATATTTGAGGAGGCAGTGGTTAAAGAAGTCCTTTGGGAAGGTAACACAGCAACTGGAATTCGTTGGAAAAGCAAAGACAATATTGAATACATCACCAAAGCCAAATTTATTGCTGATTGCTCAGGTCGACATGGCTTAATCACTAAAAGCCGCAAATTCTTAATTCCGAACAAAACGATCAAAACCTCAGCTGTGTTCGGTCACTTCAAACATGTTACCCGTGCTTCTGGTATCCAACAAGGCTACTTCAATGGCTATGTAATTGAAAATGGTTGGATCTGGTTCATTCCACTCGCATCAGATATTATGAGTGTGGGAGTGGTTATGAACGAGCCAGGAACAAGTTGGTGGAAGCAGAAAAGTCCTGAGAAAATTTTGCTGACTTATATTCAGCAGTATAAGTTTATTCGAGAGCGATTTGAGCAGGCTGAGCAATTTTCCAAAGTCCGGATGTTGCGCGATCTGTCCTATGCCTCAAAATGTTCTGTAGGGGATGGCTGGATTCTTGTTGGAGATGCTAATTTCTTTGTCGATCCTCTTTTCTCATCTGGTGTACACATTGCCTTTCGTTCGGCGGAAAAAGCAGCAGATGTCATTGATGGGTTTTTGAAGAATAATCGGGATGGGAAGTCTTTACAGCAGTACGAGAAGTGGAGTCAGAAGGAGCATTTTCATGTTTCTACAACTATGGCTCTGATGTATAAGATGCTGAAGTACCGGATTTCCATGCAGTTGTTGATTAAACTGACTGGCAAGTACAGTAATCACTGGGACAATTTATTCCTACGGCGCTTACTTGCCTGGGGTAGCGGGTACTATGAGGAGTTCCACTGGACGCTTTATTGCTCTTGGATATTGTGCTTTCTCTTGATTGGAATTGGTAAGGTATGTGAAAAGTTCTTAGGTGTATCAGGTTGGAGTACCCTGCCAGAGTTCTGCTTAGAGTCACCACTAACAATTCCAAAATCTGTGAAATCAAGTAATTTGATCTAG
- a CDS encoding SBBP repeat-containing protein: MDNILTTLQRDINAIFLRVLNVGTPGSDLLFKSESSEFMWGRSGNDAFVGLNSSGGSEQKQIDIILGDGDIMAPLNGSQFNWSDRFVLGDWRQPYYVDGKGHNFGLKQFATILDFNPWQDIIQLHGTPKDYQLVKSPMGTAIFWKQGTVPDLIAVLPGIHHLSLEGDYFQYEGYTPPLGPVQGKIQQLGSIGLDLPTSLATDSFGNLYVAGATSDSLGGAKAGSDDAWVSKYDSNGNHQWIQQFGTSSADFATSIAADNKGNFYLAGMTKGNLGGLNQGQGNYDVWVGKYDSNGNQEWIQQFGTDLIDASFSMKVDDDGSVYLTGFTIEQQQQGLFFEPNVFADDVWVTKYDSNGKQQWFQKFGSSAFDEAYAVSVSNDGSVYSTGWTMGDLGEKNAGLYDVWFAKNSNNGQLEWIQQFGTKNYEFPKGIDTDSQGNVYMTGWTLGNLGGKNAGSNDAWIAKYDSNGNRQWIKQFGTGGDDASSSMKVDSNGNIFLVGYTNNNLGGKNAGSNDAWIAKYDSEGNQLWIQQFGTSKSDAATSITLDKLGNVYVTGTSEGSFGAINAGSVDSWIAKLNSESGTLQDFSGTPKLVSENNTLVDDLPA, from the coding sequence ATGGACAACATACTGACTACATTACAACGTGATATCAACGCCATCTTTTTGAGAGTTTTAAATGTAGGCACACCTGGCAGTGATTTACTTTTCAAGAGCGAAAGTAGTGAATTCATGTGGGGTCGCTCTGGAAATGATGCTTTTGTTGGCTTAAATTCAAGTGGTGGTTCTGAGCAAAAGCAAATTGATATTATTCTGGGTGACGGGGACATCATGGCTCCACTAAACGGCAGTCAGTTTAACTGGAGCGACAGATTTGTTCTTGGTGATTGGAGACAGCCATATTATGTTGACGGCAAAGGGCACAACTTTGGTTTAAAGCAATTTGCGACAATTTTAGACTTTAACCCCTGGCAAGATATCATTCAGCTACACGGCACTCCTAAAGACTATCAGTTGGTCAAATCTCCTATGGGAACAGCGATATTTTGGAAGCAGGGAACTGTACCTGACCTCATTGCCGTTTTGCCTGGGATTCATCATTTGAGTCTTGAGGGAGACTACTTCCAATATGAGGGTTACACCCCACCACTTGGACCAGTACAAGGAAAAATTCAGCAATTGGGATCTATCGGTCTTGACTTACCTACAAGTTTAGCCACAGATTCTTTTGGTAATTTATATGTAGCGGGAGCGACTAGTGACTCTTTGGGAGGAGCCAAGGCTGGGTCTGATGATGCCTGGGTGTCCAAGTATGACAGTAATGGTAATCACCAGTGGATTCAACAGTTTGGTACTTCTAGTGCTGACTTTGCTACTAGCATTGCCGCCGACAATAAAGGTAACTTCTACCTGGCTGGAATGACAAAAGGCAATTTGGGAGGACTCAATCAAGGACAAGGAAATTATGATGTTTGGGTGGGTAAGTATGACAGCAATGGCAATCAGGAGTGGATTCAACAGTTTGGGACTGACTTGATTGATGCCTCCTTTAGCATGAAAGTTGATGATGATGGTAGTGTTTACCTCACAGGATTCACTATTGAGCAACAGCAGCAAGGACTTTTTTTCGAGCCTAATGTTTTTGCGGATGATGTCTGGGTAACTAAGTATGACAGCAATGGCAAACAGCAGTGGTTTCAAAAGTTTGGGAGTTCCGCTTTTGATGAAGCTTATGCTGTTAGCGTCAGTAATGATGGCAGTGTTTATTCTACAGGCTGGACTATGGGCGACTTGGGAGAAAAGAATGCTGGGCTATATGATGTCTGGTTTGCTAAGAATAGTAATAATGGTCAGTTGGAATGGATTCAACAGTTTGGCACTAAAAATTATGAATTCCCAAAGGGGATAGATACAGATAGTCAAGGCAATGTCTACATGACAGGATGGACTTTGGGTAACTTGGGAGGGAAAAATGCTGGATCTAATGATGCCTGGATTGCCAAGTATGACAGCAATGGTAATCGACAGTGGATAAAACAGTTTGGTACTGGCGGTGATGATGCATCCTCGAGCATGAAGGTCGATTCAAATGGCAATATTTTTCTAGTGGGATATACCAACAACAACTTGGGGGGAAAAAATGCTGGATCTAATGATGCCTGGATTGCCAAGTATGATAGTGAAGGCAACCAGTTGTGGATTCAACAGTTTGGAACTTCTAAGTCTGATGCTGCCACTAGCATTACGTTAGACAAGCTTGGTAATGTCTACGTGACAGGAACTAGTGAGGGTTCCTTTGGGGCTATCAATGCTGGGTCTGTGGATAGCTGGATAGCTAAGCTCAACTCCGAGTCAGGAACTTTGCAAGACTTTAGTGGTACTCCAAAGCTGGTTAGTGAGAATAACACCCTTGTTGATGATCTCCCGGCTTAG
- a CDS encoding type I polyketide synthase has protein sequence MGINEQMKNPKIAIVGMDCFLGSCHGLDAFERSIYDGTQHFITFPSQRWEEVKKQEQLFNNNGLENNVAPLGAYIKNFEINFSDFQLASEEAEKLKPQELLMLKVADNALQDAKLDKRSRVAVVIVAATELSLRLINQEAKEAISTQWSISSLWNFPGPLFTLIAEQHSVCKAFEVAKKLLTIREVDAVVVGAVELAENSASLLARNQMATVNTGINTLSYDQNVNGWMLGEGAAAVVLKLHETAQQDGDRIYAVIDALNILKDNSSSQTMPDLKAVTQVCQLAFETAGVQPADIGYLEVFASGVPHQDESEILGLLQAYRTCEPELNCAIGSVKANIGHTYAVSGIVSVIKTALCLYHRYIPGVPYWSTPKMPEAWQGSPFYVAPESRPWFLATGATKRIAAINSMEIDGSYAHLILSEEATQIERSSRYLQQMPFYLFAIAADDCPTLLEQLRALEQTIANTSSLSAAASLTFTAYQRRQNATYTLAILGHTQEELIREIQRAFKGVADAFNTGKDWQTPVGSYFTPKPLTKKGNVAFVYPGAYSSYVGIARNLFRLFPKIYEDPVIQSVYSRVLNIEKLLYPRSLSKLSTRQLEALEQQLIDDPVAMLESEVGVAGLLSAILKNYFQLQPHCAFGYSLGETSMMLSHGIWAHFHEGSEGLNSSALFKTQLSGPKNAVRKYWGLTQEQDSESKEFWSTYILMCPVSRVREALKHEERVYLTLINTPEEVAIAGDTQACKRVIQTLNCDAFSAPFNHVIHCEAIRSEYDALVKINTLPIQNVPKTVFYSAAEYKPITLDSYSIGNNIAKVLVQQLDFPRLVERVWEDGSRIFIEVGAGSNCSRWISRTLKQKEHITVSLNKRGIDEHTYIVKALAKLLSHRVKMDLSSLYSQIQEHTRPSQPQVRTITLNGSEFNFTALNEKDQKNFQYPTSDTLIQNHEKQPYKPLDLREFERLNPYFQQARIKNLEFLKESPKTHFTTTAKQQKQYQCPPTFPLKNHSSIPKLHVLNLRNHLYQKLSENTSQFTKYHADFLQARQESLLQISVIIQRQLDCLQHILDKDDIDNEHSAREQ, from the coding sequence ATGGGCATAAATGAACAAATGAAAAATCCCAAAATTGCGATTGTTGGTATGGATTGCTTTTTGGGTAGCTGTCACGGATTAGATGCTTTTGAACGCAGCATTTATGATGGAACTCAACACTTTATTACCTTTCCTTCCCAAAGATGGGAAGAAGTAAAAAAGCAAGAGCAGTTGTTCAACAACAATGGCTTGGAAAATAATGTTGCACCTTTAGGAGCATACATCAAAAATTTTGAAATAAATTTTTCTGATTTCCAACTAGCATCTGAGGAAGCAGAAAAACTAAAACCTCAAGAATTGTTGATGCTTAAGGTTGCTGATAACGCCCTCCAAGATGCAAAATTAGATAAAAGAAGTAGGGTAGCAGTTGTCATTGTTGCCGCAACAGAACTTTCTCTGCGTCTAATTAATCAAGAAGCAAAAGAGGCTATTTCCACTCAGTGGAGTATTTCCAGTCTGTGGAATTTTCCTGGCCCTTTATTTACACTCATAGCCGAACAACATTCTGTGTGCAAAGCTTTTGAGGTTGCAAAAAAGCTACTTACAATTAGGGAAGTAGATGCTGTTGTTGTTGGTGCTGTGGAACTGGCTGAGAATAGCGCTAGTCTTTTAGCGCGAAATCAAATGGCAACAGTCAACACAGGCATTAATACTCTGAGTTATGACCAGAATGTTAATGGTTGGATGCTAGGCGAAGGTGCAGCCGCCGTAGTCTTGAAACTCCACGAAACAGCACAACAAGATGGCGATCGCATTTATGCAGTGATTGATGCCCTCAATATCTTAAAAGATAATTCTTCCTCTCAAACTATGCCTGACTTGAAAGCGGTAACGCAAGTATGTCAACTCGCTTTTGAGACGGCAGGTGTCCAACCCGCAGATATCGGCTATTTAGAAGTTTTCGCCAGTGGAGTTCCCCACCAAGATGAGTCAGAAATTTTAGGTTTGCTTCAGGCTTACCGGACTTGTGAACCTGAACTCAATTGTGCGATCGGTAGTGTCAAAGCCAACATCGGTCATACCTATGCTGTCTCAGGAATAGTCAGTGTCATTAAAACAGCACTTTGTTTGTATCACCGCTACATTCCTGGTGTTCCTTATTGGTCTACTCCTAAAATGCCCGAAGCTTGGCAGGGTAGCCCTTTTTATGTTGCTCCTGAATCAAGACCCTGGTTTTTAGCCACAGGAGCTACTAAAAGAATTGCTGCCATTAACAGTATGGAAATAGATGGCAGTTATGCACATTTAATTTTGTCGGAGGAAGCAACTCAGATAGAGCGTAGTAGCAGATATTTACAGCAAATGCCTTTTTATTTGTTTGCGATCGCTGCTGATGATTGCCCTACTTTATTGGAACAGCTGCGTGCCTTAGAACAAACAATCGCCAATACCTCTTCTCTATCTGCTGCTGCAAGTCTTACCTTTACGGCTTATCAACGGCGTCAAAATGCCACTTACACACTGGCAATTCTCGGACACACTCAAGAGGAACTGATACGAGAAATTCAGCGCGCTTTTAAAGGTGTTGCTGATGCTTTCAATACAGGTAAAGACTGGCAAACCCCCGTAGGTAGCTATTTTACCCCTAAACCACTGACCAAAAAAGGTAATGTTGCTTTCGTTTACCCCGGTGCTTACAGTTCTTATGTTGGCATTGCCCGGAATCTCTTCCGCTTGTTTCCTAAAATTTACGAAGATCCAGTTATTCAGAGCGTTTACAGTCGTGTCCTCAACATCGAAAAACTTCTCTACCCTAGAAGCCTGAGTAAATTATCCACAAGGCAATTAGAAGCACTGGAACAGCAATTGATCGATGATCCAGTTGCAATGCTCGAGTCAGAAGTTGGCGTTGCTGGACTGTTGAGTGCAATTCTCAAGAATTATTTCCAACTACAGCCCCATTGCGCCTTTGGCTATAGCCTCGGCGAAACTAGTATGATGCTTTCTCATGGTATCTGGGCTCACTTTCACGAAGGTAGTGAGGGTTTGAACTCATCTGCTCTATTTAAAACACAGTTGTCTGGGCCTAAAAACGCAGTTCGTAAATATTGGGGATTGACCCAGGAACAAGATAGTGAAAGCAAAGAATTTTGGAGTACATATATTCTCATGTGTCCAGTTTCCCGTGTCAGGGAGGCTCTCAAACATGAGGAGCGTGTTTATTTAACTTTGATTAATACTCCAGAAGAAGTAGCGATCGCAGGTGATACACAAGCCTGTAAAAGAGTAATTCAAACCCTAAATTGTGATGCTTTTAGTGCCCCTTTCAATCATGTAATTCATTGCGAGGCAATACGTTCTGAATACGATGCACTTGTTAAAATAAATACTTTACCTATCCAAAACGTACCAAAAACAGTTTTTTATTCCGCAGCAGAATACAAACCTATTACCCTCGACAGTTATTCTATTGGTAACAACATTGCCAAAGTACTTGTTCAACAGCTTGATTTTCCTCGGCTAGTTGAGCGCGTCTGGGAAGACGGTAGCAGAATATTTATCGAAGTAGGGGCTGGAAGTAATTGTTCCAGATGGATTAGTCGAACCCTCAAGCAAAAAGAACACATCACAGTTTCTCTTAACAAGAGAGGAATAGACGAGCATACTTATATTGTTAAAGCATTAGCCAAACTCCTTAGTCACAGAGTCAAAATGGACTTATCATCACTGTATTCTCAAATCCAAGAACATACTAGACCAAGTCAGCCTCAGGTTAGAACCATTACTTTAAACGGTAGCGAGTTTAACTTCACAGCATTAAACGAAAAAGACCAGAAAAATTTCCAATATCCAACTTCAGACACTCTGATCCAGAATCATGAAAAACAACCATATAAACCACTTGACTTAAGGGAATTTGAACGCTTAAATCCTTACTTTCAGCAAGCTCGTATAAAAAATTTGGAATTTTTAAAAGAATCACCAAAAACCCATTTTACCACAACAGCAAAACAACAAAAACAATATCAGTGTCCTCCTACCTTTCCCTTAAAAAATCATAGCTCTATTCCTAAATTACATGTACTAAATTTACGCAATCATTTATATCAAAAGCTGAGTGAAAACACCTCCCAATTCACCAAATATCATGCTGATTTTTTGCAAGCTCGACAAGAATCACTACTGCAAATCAGTGTAATAATTCAGCGTCAACTAGATTGCTTACAACATATTCTTGATAAAGATGACATAGATAACGAGCATTCAGCGAGAGAGCAATAA